Sequence from the Carassius gibelio isolate Cgi1373 ecotype wild population from Czech Republic chromosome A7, carGib1.2-hapl.c, whole genome shotgun sequence genome:
TGCATCTGTCTTTACTCCTGAGACAGGATACACATTCACATTGACTGGACCAGCCTGGAATAAAAGCTTTTATAATGTTATTGGAGCATATCACAACATTTATGGGACTGTCGTGTTAGATTGctgattttaaatgttatttaaatgcatGTGTGGCAGGCAGTTTTtgagttttcaggatttctccaCTCAGGTAGATAGGACTTAAGGCAGGTGTACACGGTGcaaattcggatggtcggaagatcgtaggTCCATGCatacggcacgagtgagtttatctgaaaatcgtacggacgagttgatatacgacacgattttacaacctgcgaattccagaagcaattgCACAAAGTcgatagacgcgttcgacttgaagcaccgctgcacgcacagaaggatcactgtgtgacattaaagtaccgcgagagtgtTAAGAAAGCACACTTacccaatgcattcgaatcgctctcgcggtactttgatgtcatacaggtgatcattctgtgcagcgctgcttcaagtcgaacgcacctaatataactgctctccctctctcataactgcatataaaatattgatacgagccatgactgtttcctacacgtacaggttatttttcagcaataggaaactggGATGgttggttaccctgtgtgtgtgtgttcttgtatatggtttataaatatttgaaataggtattaaaatgtaaacatggtttgtgaggacaattactgtgccctcgtaaaccaaatggctttaaaaaatattatacggtgtttaatagaaattttaaacatgcattttccgtgatggatagaggtagtgtacgGGGATGTACAGTATAGAATACTGTTACGTTTATGGAgtgtccctgtaaactacatatgcgtgtgtgagagagagagcgagagagaactaaaaaggcattggaataagttgctagaaacatcatacagcgcttgCTGTTGTCAGActtcagcgagtttatcctcctggtaAATAGTCCACATTCGCTGTggcgctgccgtcttcgtctttcttcttctgtggttttcctagttcgtgattggtcaacttcagataaatcaacaaatcggctcgttcaaccacACAAATGGCacaaattcaaaccgatagctcacaaactttttggacatgtttaaaaatgatcgggaggtcgggaagtgctcgtaagccactctactcgtaattcatcgcaaatgatacaaGCTGCGACCATACAAGAATATGcaatttccacacgattgaaaaaaaaattcgcatgcgaactcgtacgacagcaaaaatcgcaccgtgtacgcccgcctttagatGACTGATTGAagaaaatctcctcccaaaatgAATTGAAGGAGTATCAAATATGCAGACTAAAATCGTTTCTTGACACTATGACATCGTCCAGGTAATTTGGCGACTGGAAGAAACGTCAAACAGTCGTCAACCAATGGCAGCTGGATCAGTGAACAGGCCATTGATTTCAATCCAGGAATCATAAAACAGTCATCAGCATGTTCTTCAACCAATGTTCAGACTAACCCCTGGTGGAGGGTGGATCTGAGTTCTGTGTACAGAGTAAGTAGTGTCGTAATCACAAACAGACTAGACTGCTGTCCTGAACGAATAAATGGAGCGGAGATTCGCATCGAAAACTCTCTGGAGAACAACGGCAACAACAATCCCATGTGAGATCCTCTTTCAGTGGCTTAATATCCATAAAAATCCCTGAAAATACACATAAAGAAAGACTAGAAGtctaaataatgttttctttgaTTCTCTTTAGATGCGCTGTGATTTCTAGCATTCCAGCTGGTGTTTCCTCCACCTACTTTTGTAACGATATGGAGGGTCGATACGTGAATCTGATCATTCCTGGAGATTCAAGGTTTCTTACTCTCTGTGAGGTGGAGGTCTATGGAGAAGGTGTGATCAAACAGATTTAATGTTTTGGGAAACGGCTACTaacagctttattattattttttatgcaatttattaGTTGAAAATGTGAAACTACAACAGTTGCATGCTCTCAGCTTTCATTAGTTCACTACATGAAACACATTTATTTGTCACTAAACCATGTCTTATTGTATTGTACctgtatttaatttaatctagGTCTAGGTCTTTTTTGTTGGTATtgttttagattacttttgttCTAGATTTTTGGGGATCACTACACAACCTCTAATTACACAAAATTCCCTTCTTTCTCTGTATGTTCACTCTCATGTGCCCTTTCAGGTCCTTTACTGAAGAGAACTTTCCTGAAGATGAAACTGAAGTCCAGTTGGAGTCTGTCTGATCCTGCGGTGAGAGTCCAGCTCCTGTCACAGGTGAGAGAGCTCAGGAAACACAGATATCTGAGCTCACTGAGAGCACTTTTAAGAGATCTGCTCATTTCAGCTCCAGTCTGTTTTGGTGCAACGAGGGTTTTCTGACGTGAAGCTGCAATGGACTCAACCGCCAGAACAGGAAGTGATGCGGAAGGAAGCTGACCCAGGTGAGTGTGTTCATACAAACACTGGAAAACTGAAAAGGAATGTTGATTTtcaattaaaactatttaaatggaaatgcatatattataaatgaactgGAAAGTgatgtttttatgatttaatgaaCTCTTTTATTTGCAGTTTAATGTGCTGTAAGAaagagaagatgatgatgatgatgatgatgatggggaAACCTAAACTAACAACTCTCTTCGGATCAGCTTTgatgtttctttatttctttgcATGTGGCTGCCAACCCTAGACTTTCTTCTACTGACTTAGCCTGACAAGTTaattcacatttacattacatttagtcatttagcagaaacctttatccaaagcaacttacaaatgaggacaatgaaagccatcaaaatcaacaagagagcaatgatatgcaagtgctactacaagtctcagttagcttaacacagtacatgtagcaaggtttttattattattattattacataataaataaaaggaaatctgataaaatagaaaaaaaaatagagcagGGTATTAAGAAAACAAAGTAGTTAGTAAATGAGTAGAATGTAAGTCTAAAACGGGTAGTTTACCCTGAGTTTCTTCCAGATCTGAGTCCACCGTGAACGGCAGACTGCCTTTGTTCTCTTTGAGCAATAAAGTTTATGTTTCTGTACCTGCTTTCACTTTTGGATCGTCTGTTTCTCTTGAAATAATTTCTCTAAAttacaatatttgttttatttgaaatttggAAGAAATGTCAATCGTTTGCAGGATACTGAAAcaattcatataaataataaatccagAGAAATTGATCATTTTGCAGTGATCATGACATTTGACtcgtatggtaacccatactcagaactggtgctctggatttaacccatccaagtgcacacacacagcagtgagaagtgaacacactgtgaacacacacctggagcagtggtgagtcatgagtattgagggtggaagagagtgctgttcattcatgTGCGATGTCATGTGACTGTGGGAAAATGTCACTGAGAGTTCAAACACCTGTTGTGGGTAGGGGTTGTCAGggaaagaagacttttttttttgtaggtatttattagatatttatttaatcatttgtcTTGATAAACATTTTCCAGCCGtttcaataataatagtaattttaacGTTTTGTGGCAGCCTTAAAATTTGATATTAAATCAACTTAAAAGTacaaataatttcaactcatttaaaTCTTGCCGAGTGCTGAAGTGCTTTATTGAAGTTAAATTGACTTTACAATATTTGCTGTTTCAACTTAAGTTCAAaagtttttacattaaatttcttGTAATGATaatgtaaactttattttataacaCCTCTTTGAAAcattcattagtttttttttgtttttttcttggagtgtttataaaaaagattttaaatataaagaaCAGTACGGAACCTGCCTGTGCATGCTAATGTGTGAATGCCAGTATATGTATACAATCAGGGCAAAACAATTGCAAAAAGGTGCCAAGAAACTGTCATACAAAGTTGAAAATATACTCATATCTCATGAGAAACAACCGCTGAGcaaagcttgaaaaaaaaaataaaaaaaaaaataatatatatatatatatatatatatatatatatatatatatatatatatatatatatatatatatagtcaattacagtcaattactttttttcttgaacattttaaaaaagaaaggtgTCCTGCAGTGAATGATCGTAGTGTTGGTATTAGGAGGCCAGCTTGCTCGCCCTTCTTGTGTGTATGAAGTGTCTCACTATGGGCCTATAAAATCAGGAAAAATTTGTGTACACTACACACAGACAGACTTCAATATGCATAAATtaagaaacattaaatattttggataaaaaagtGATGGTTTAAAGCAGGGGTATCGAATCTTGCTCTGAGGGTCACTgtccagcagagtttagctccatcctTAATTAAATTAATCTGAATCCGCTAACTAAGGTCTTATTAGGCATAACAAAAATTTCAAGGTAAGTTGTAGCTAAATTCTGCAGAAGAGTGGACATCCAGGACCGAGTTTAGACACCTCTGGTTTAAAGTTTCCCTATGCTGCTTTTGTGAGTAATAGGAATGTAACAATGTACTTATTGGTTGAGTCGGTTGAAAATCAATGCAAACATGTGATGCAATTTGATCGAGACTTAAACAAATCAAGATACACATTTTAAACA
This genomic interval carries:
- the LOC128017553 gene encoding pentraxin fusion protein-like, which gives rise to MNMRDFYKSLCFLLGFFSVQTEAEKEVNVATWGTAELSMLYSDWYAQKALDGSIYTCSSTPWQTDPWWRLDLMKTYSVNRVTITSKPDCTSCESWLNGAEIRVGNVSSNVSSNPVCAVVSTIPTGATYSYSCHGMEGRYIIVNNPGPSKCVTPCEVGVYVIFPGNLATGRNVKQSSTNGSWISEQAIDFNPGIIKQSSACSSTNVQTNPWWRVDLSSVYRVSSVVITNRLDCCPERINGAEIRIENSLENNGNNNPICAVISSIPAGVSSTYFCNDMEGRYVNLIIPGDSRFLTLCEVEVYGEGPLLKRTFLKMKLKSSWSLSDPAVRVQLLSQLQSVLVQRGFSDVKLQWTQPPEQEVMRKEADPGDLMCCKKEKMMMMMMMMGKPKLTTLFGSALMFLYFFACGCQP